In Aspergillus oryzae RIB40 DNA, chromosome 6, one genomic interval encodes:
- a CDS encoding ankyrin repeat domain-containing protein (predicted protein), giving the protein MGVNSAFLHAATIGDATTIENEYLKDKSILTAKDADGRTALHLAALHKDVKVLELLLNYGIEPSTTDNRGQTALHIAAQQSSLAVVELLLKRRANWSIRDHDGNTPLSYAYQQYSVEILRQQEMDSSPDKCQRARPLGFVELFEANLEPKHSLRKLSISDLQMMTDSPDDQSNLIALFI; this is encoded by the exons ATGGGTGTCAACAGCGCTTTTCTCCATGCCGCCACCATTGGCGATGCCACCACCattgagaatgaatatcTCAAAGACAAATCGATCCTCACTGCCAAGGATGCAGATGGTCGGACAGCTCTTCACTTAGCCGCACTTCACAAAGACGTCAAGGTCCTCGAACTGCTTCTCAACTACGGCATCGAGCCATCAACCACCGACAACCGCGGCCAAACAGCACTACACATTGCAGCCCAGCAATCCTCCCTCGCCGTGGTCGAACTCCTCCTCAAGAGACGTGCCAATTGGTCGATCCGAGACCATGACGGAAATACACCTCTCTCCTACGCCTACCAACAATATTCCGTCGAG ATCCTCCGCCAGCAGGAAATGGACTCCTCTCCAGATAAGTGTCAACGCGCACGGCCGCTAGGTTTTGTGGAGTTATTCG AAGCCAATCTGGAACCAAAACATTCCCTTCGGAAACTCAGTATTTCCGATTTACAAATGATGACTGACTCACCGGATGACCAATCGAATTTAATAGCTCTGTTTATCTGA
- a CDS encoding N-acyl homoserine lactonase family protein (Zn-dependent hydrolases, including glyoxylases) — MIAGLLYHPDVGLILFDTGSREDVIKSWDKEFLECAPRTWDKDIHSLPAAIKATGAGEIDDVKAVILSHLHLDHTGGLEHFFGTDVEVWCHEAELKDAFWSAATGIDSGLFLPDYLRADLLNWKTFSEQNVTLWRGVTLHRCPGHTEGSLVLELTFQSSGTVIMTGDLFHVKENYEEGRPTGFLMRDYCEWFRSRDYVRRLVQRTNARVCLGHERGYFDMFERSPKYLE; from the exons ATGATAGCGGGACTACTCTATCACCCAGATGTAGGTCTCATCCTTTTCGATACCGGGTCCCGAGAGGATGTGATCAAGTCATGGGACAAAGAATTCTTGGAATGTGCACCCCGGACTTGGGACAAGGATATCCACTCTCTTCCTGCGGCTATCAAAGCCACCGGCGCAGGTGAGATTGATGATGTCAAGGCGGTCATATTGAGCCACTTGCATCTTGACCACACTGGGGGATTAGAGCATTTCTTCGGGACTG ATGTGGAAGTCTGGTGCCATGAAGCCGAACTCAAGGATGCCTTTTGGTCAGCCGCAACTGGAATTGACAGTGGGCTGTTTCTGCCGGATTACTTGCGAGCGGATCTGTTGAACTGGAAGACTTTCTCGGAGCAGAATGTAACACTCTGGAGGGGCGTTACCTTACATAGATGTCCGGGACATACGGAAGGGTCACTTGTTCTTGAGCTCACGTTTCAGAGTTCCGGTACTGTTATCATGACGGGTGATTTGTTTCATGTGAAGGAAAATTATGAAGAGGGAAGACCGACGGGTTTTCTTATGCGAGACTATTGCGAGTGGTTTCGGAGCAGAGACTACGTGAGAAGATTAGTGCAGCGTACAAATGCGAGGGTCTGCTTGGGCCATGAGAGAGGCTACTTTGATATGTTTGAGAGGAGTCCCAAGTATCTTGAATGA
- a CDS encoding uncharacterized protein (predicted protein), with product MSALEAGYAKGGNLPRYATRFGTLSEQEIDVSGVRKVVLVPNYTYATTAAQDAYADWFVRWCHLQEEASNYAVEESPDEVAPLLDLRSPKAPRYLAEAVTSSSQGPSDGMAPLIDLGSLEAQQDVDDLASSPRPLLAE from the coding sequence ATGTCAGCTCTTGAAGCTGGCTATGCAAAAGGCGGCAACCTCCCCCGATATGCGACGCGGTTTGGTACCCTTTCGGAACAGGAGATCGATGTCAGTGGCGTACGGAAGGTTGTTCTAGTGCCAAATTACACCTATGCGACAACTGCAGCCCAAGATGCGTACGCGGATTGGTTTGTGAGGTGGTGTCACCTTCAAGAGGAAGCCTCGAATTATGCCGTCGAGGAATCCCCGGATGAAGTGGCTCCTCTCCTCGATCTCAGATCTCCAAAGGCACCACGGTATTTGGCTGAGGCTgtgacttcttcttcacaggGTCCTTCGGATGGAATGGCTCCGCTCATTGACCTTGGTTCTCTGGAAGCGCAACAGGATGTGGATGACCTTGCGAGCTCTCCACGGCCACTTCTAGCTGAATGA
- a CDS encoding uncharacterized protein (predicted protein), translated as MVKKHLKNIRLASGKTNGQIKLPVAAPLAVPELGRKGFVSRYNDPNHPVNNGKISSVLTGSLFGSKSGLIERAATSIKGSHDSKRIARGEPRSEPIKEKWQRYQRKKKPGLAKNVLQQDVLYRLNVNMPTEDELQQSIAQLEHLMQQAG; from the exons CAGCGGTAAGACTAATGGACAGATTAAGCTCCCTGTGGCTGCACC TCTAGCTGTTCCAGAGTTAGGACGCAAGGGTTTTGTCTCACGCTACAACGACCCAAACCATCCTGTGAACAATGGAAAAATTTCTTCGGTACTTACTGGGAGCTTGTTTGGGAGCAAGTCTGGTCTAATTGAGCGGGCTGCCACTTCCATCAAGGGATCACACGACTCCAAAAGAATTGCTCGAGGGGAACCTAGAAGTGAACCGATTAAAGAGAAATGGCAGCGATAtcagcgcaagaagaagcccggCCTTGCTAAGAATGTTCTGCAGCAGGATGTGCTTTATCGCCTCAACGTCAACATGCCGACCGAGGACGAGTTGCAGCAATCAATTGCTCAATTGGAACATCTCATGCAGCAGGCTGGGTAG